A portion of the Pagrus major chromosome 8, Pma_NU_1.0 genome contains these proteins:
- the anln2 gene encoding anillin, actin binding protein 2 isoform X3 produces MEAGEENSGNIHLKRPRAPLSDSEDNVLSPSEVNDGQKRRRLGAAGQENRSPKPSSSGRIAELETKPDTPMVPSVRSRVQQLTQRREGAAPLAQRCLSDPGAHSPSVIIHEKGFREHLLSEGEFNQRMERFKVPVFQASPAPTQSPADPCPRTCSNFVSGIQQKLQDSTTPSSKQASRMRDERKQELSLLQPISENAWLKRSSSDPSLTEQGRTPPGPSAPDWVPMSRRVVHWPPTQPWDADGDAEMKDGSFTEALASGAERHSSDGTGKRAPCDSETPTGSVQFEDSNEGQLVVERKVQSTLQGGEVREEMEHKASIGNEEDQLRSQQLQSPTVLKLSFSKDQSFSRASFSEDPNVSELPTGDEQSLLGAVSKLTEQGASEMSSFEEVEEIGGYQHSEEEIEPSTDEELKFWRYPQDKLCIEEESKMAEQEEYICDKEEEGQLESSRVENEKGGSVADDSEDSDIRDGECYLANVSAEIAGSFEMQEDEKPRPEEDELEQDSCLDDSVKDQSTSNKDQGNVQSCEGCYEGALKGDMHIFTIKQDQKDTESSNHRDDICQQSKEVQTVSIKEEDMDLESDGRGPNSIAKKTQVSPFTNVAQALKDDYTELETNMEDVAKLKVETLAKSTDSDGSDGDQCLTQVQVSDHLLEIKEMEQAAVDGRQGVVDRLTKDTQKSEGGESSKKVTFILEPELINDSTLSETNTSMESRADTSVSAELSSHDETNTAEIIDQMFEEVLEYAGRMQGERVEDEDTEDHDSGIGVCPGDKDKMDMESEKEKSEEEREAKEECDESMKPESNGDELLTFPPSGILSPLSKSVEAVVTPLRLAVSQESNPPSLLLTPEETSTPPAETAPLYSIDAYRTQRQIKPPTIQSVTPGVQRRAPVKSQPQPSVNTKEKITALNEEAGKLQTIINQTLQALSCCTDEEHGRGSLEEAEAEKLLLVSCEKRMALLAEVARLRQERNSESGEAAGEDRDNVSQQPCRGTVAITNIQLPLKVEFVCSSHNRSGRPSHYFFILIRYGPCNIVATQLATAADAQNGDTISFPTSVTLKDIRSSFEIDVEVYSLSHTSGSNCSTDRTTTKSRVTPRKLLNTITRSSHSLTSAPPAVNTRRSSNFCLVGSHKITLASLGHSKFPLDKVPFLSPLEGNIYLRLDSESHSNVQHQGFLTMFELISGYGVWHRRYFVLEECNMYYWNHPNDKETKQAEGSISLSSSLSQSVRPVKRDSCARPFTFELVSNITQQQKDDSQEALSKCWFSADTKQERLDWMEKLNQVLLDFHTWSRTSKSEQLDTSSSGNLRESIL; encoded by the exons ATGGAAGCTGGCGAGGAAAATAGTGGAAATATCCACCTGAAGAGACCGAGAGCACCTCTGTCAGATTCTGAAGATAATGTCCTCTCACCATCAG AGGTAAACGATGGCCAGAAGCGGCGGCGCCTGGGGGCAGCTGGTCAGGAGAACCGTAGTCCTAAACCTTCCTCCTCTGGACGCATAGCTGAGCTAGAGACAAAGCCAGACACACCAATGGTTCCCTCCGTCCGATCCCGAGTCCAGCAACTTACCCAGAGAAGAGAAG gaGCAGCTCCTCTGGCCCAGCGGTGCCTGTCTGATCCCGGGGCTCACAGCCCATCCGTCATCATCCACGAAAAGGGCTTTAGAGAGCATCTCCTTA GTGAGGGAGAATTTAATCAGCGAATGGAGCGGTTTAAAGTGCCAGTCTTCCAGGCTAGCCCCGCTCCCACACAGAGCCCAGCCGACCCCTGCCCTCGGACCTGCTCCAACTTTGTATCTGGCATTCAGCAGAAACTCCAGGACAGTACAACACCCAGCTCCAAGCAGGCTTCTCGCATGCGTGAT GAACGGAAGCAGGAGTTAAGCCTGTTGCAACCAATCAGTGAGAATGCCTGGCTGAAAAGGAGCAGCTCTGATCCTTCGTTGACTGAG CAGGGAAGGACTCCTCCTGGCCCCTCAGCTCCTGACTGGGTTCCTATGTCTAGAAGGGTAGTTCATTGGCCTCCCACACAGCCCTGGGAT GCTGATGGTGATGCTGAGATGAAAGATGGCAGCTTCACTGAAGCACTTGCGTCAGGCGCAGAGAGGCATTCTTCAGATGGCACAG GTAAAAGGGCACCCTGTGACTCTGAAACTCCAACAGGATCTGTACAGTTTGAAGACTCTAATGAAGGGCAGCTGGTAGTGGAAAGGAAGGTGCAAAGTACTCTACAGGGTGGAGAAGTcagggaggagatggagcacAAGGCTTCCATTGGAAATGAAGAGGACCAGCTAAGGTCCCAACAATTACAGAGCCCGACTGTATTGAAGTTGTCTTTTAGCAAGGATCAGAGTTTCTCCAGAGCATCTTTTAGTGAGGATCCCAATGTGTCAGAGTTGCCTACAGGTGATGAGCAGAGCTTGCTAGGCGCGGTCTCCAAACTAACTGAACAGGGTGCATCTGAGATGTCTTCATTTGAAGAAGTTGAAGAAATTGGTGGTTATCAACACAGTGAAGAGGAGATTGAGCCTTCAACAGATGAGGAGTTAAAGTTCTGGAGATATCCTCAAGACAAGTTGTGCATTGAGGAAGAGTCTAAAATGGCTGAGCAGGAGGAATATATTTGTGATAAAGAGGAGGAAGGGCAGTTGGAATCATCCAGAGTGGAAAACGAGAAGGGAGGCAGTGTTGCAGATGATAGTGAAGATTCTGACATCCGGGATGGTGAATGTTATTTGGCTAATGTCTCTGCTGAGATTGCTGGCTCCTTTGAAATGCAGGAAGATGAGAAACCTAGACCTGAGGAGGATGAATTGGAGCAAGACAGCTGTTTAGATGACTCTGTGAAAGACCAGTCGACTTCAAACAAAGACCAAGGCAACGTACAGTCTTGTGAAGGATGTTATGAGGGAGCACTCAAAGGAGATATGcatatttttacaataaaacaagacCAGAAAGACACTGAATCAAGTAATCATAGGGATGATATATGTCAACAGTCGAAGGAGGTCCAGACAGTCAGTATAAAAGAAGAGGACATGGATCTAGAGTCAGACGGAAGAGGTCCAAATAGCATAGCGAAGAAAACACAGGTATCTCCTTTCACAAATGTAGCTCAGGCTCTGAAAGATGACTATACAGAGCTTGAAACAAATATGGAAGATGTAGCTAAACTTAAAGTAGAGACTCTGGCTAAATCAACAGACAGCGATGGAAGTGATGGTGATCAGTGTTTAACACAAGTCCAGGTATCAGATCACCTTCTGGAGATTAAGGAAATGGAGCAAGCTGCAGTAGATGGAAGGCAGGGTGTTGTAGATAGGCTGACAAAAGACACTCAAAAGTCCGAGGGAGGAGAGAGCTCAAAGAAAGTCACCTTTATCCTCGAGCCTGAGCTAATCAATGACTCCACCCTGTCTGAGACCAATACCTCCATGGAATCCAGGGCAGACACAAGTGTGTCAG CTGAACTAAGCTCTCACGATGAGACCAACACCGCTGAAATCATCGACCAGATGTTTGAGGAAGTGCTGGAATATGCCGGAAGGATGCAGGGAGAGAGGGTGGAAGATGAAGACACTGAGGACCATGACAGTGGTATTGGCGTTTGCCCTGGAGACAAAGATAAGATGGACATGGAGTCTGAGAAGGAGAAAAGTGAAGAAGAGCGGGAGGCCAAAGAAGAGTGTGATGAGAGCATGAAGCCTGAAAGCAACGGAGATGAGCTGCTGACTTTTCCTCCAAGTGGCATCCTGTCTCCCCTCAGCAAGTCTGTAGAGGCTGTGGTTACTCCTCTG CGACTGGCGGTGAGCCAGGAGTCCAATCCTCCATCACTGCTCCTGACTCCAGAAGAGACCTCCACCCCTCCTGCTGAAACTGCACCTCTGTATAG TATTGATGCCTACCGCACACAAAGACAGATTAAGCCGCCCACAATTCAGAGTGTCACTCCTGGGGTTCAAAGACGAGCTCCTGTGAAGTCCCAACCTCAACCCTCTGTCAACACCAAGGAGAAAATCACG GCTCTTAATGAAGAAGCAGGGAAGCTGCAGACCATCATCAACCAGACTCTGCaggctctgagctgctgcactgATGAGGAGCACGGACGAGGCTCACTGGAGGAGGCTGAAGCTGAGAAACTTCTGCTGGTCTCCT GTGAGAAACGCATGGCCCTGCTGGCAGAAGTTGCCAGGCtgaggcaggagagaaactCTGAGTCAGGAGAGgcagcaggagaggacaggGACAATGTTTCCCAGCAGCCCTGCAGAGGGACTGTCGCCATCACAAACATCCAGCTGCCTCTCAAGGTTGAATTTGTCTGCTCCTCACACAACCGATCAG GTCGTCCAAGTCACTACTTCTTCATCCTGATCCGCTATGGGCCCTGCAACATCGTGGCCACCCAACTGGCCACAGCTGCTGATGCTCAGAATGGAGACACCATCTCCTTCCCTACTTCTGTCACTCT GAAGGATATACGCTCATCCTTTGAAATCGATGTGGAAGTCTACAGCCTG TCCCACACTTCAGGTAGTAACTGCAGCACGGACCGGACCACCACTAAGTCACGG GTCACACCGAGAAAGCTCCTGAATACTATCACA AGATCCAGTCACAGTCTGACAT CCGCTCCTCCAGCTGTCAACACTCGTCGCTCCAGTAACTTTTGTTTGGTGGGTTCCCATAAGATCACCTTGGCCTCACTGGGACACAGCAAGTTCCCTCTGGATAAG GTGCCTTTTCTATCTCCTCTAGAGGGCAACATCTACCTGCGACTGgacagtgaaagtcactcaAATGTACAGCACCAAGGCTTCCTG ACAATGTTTGAGTTGATCAGTGGATATGGGGTGTGGCATCGCCGATACTTTGTTCTGGAGGAATGTAACATGTACTACTGGAACCATCCCAATGACAAAGAAACTAAG CAGGCAGAGGGCAGCATTTCTCTGTCCAGTTccctcagtcagtctgtcaggcCTGTGAAGAGGGACTCCTGTGCTCGACCTTTCACCTTTGAGCTGGTGAGCaacatcacacagcagcagaaggaTGACAGCCAGGAAGCCTTGTCCAA GTGCTGGTTTTCAGCTGACACCAAACAGGAAAGGTTGGACTGGATGGAGAAACTCAACCAAGTTCTTTTGGACTTTCACACATGGAGCCGAACATCAAAAAGTGAGCAGTTGGATACATCCAGCAGTGGCAACCTGAGGGAGAGCATACTGTAA
- the anln2 gene encoding anillin, actin binding protein 2 isoform X2 has product MEAGEENSGNIHLKRPRAPLSDSEDNVLSPSEVNDGQKRRRLGAAGQENRSPKPSSSGRIAELETKPDTPMVPSVRSRVQQLTQRREGAAPLAQRCLSDPGAHSPSVIIHEKGFREHLLSEGEFNQRMERFKVPVFQASPAPTQSPADPCPRTCSNFVSGIQQKLQDSTTPSSKQASRMRDERKQELSLLQPISENAWLKRSSSDPSLTEGRTPPGPSAPDWVPMSRRVVHWPPTQPWDQADGDAEMKDGSFTEALASGAERHSSDGTGKRAPCDSETPTGSVQFEDSNEGQLVVERKVQSTLQGGEVREEMEHKASIGNEEDQLRSQQLQSPTVLKLSFSKDQSFSRASFSEDPNVSELPTGDEQSLLGAVSKLTEQGASEMSSFEEVEEIGGYQHSEEEIEPSTDEELKFWRYPQDKLCIEEESKMAEQEEYICDKEEEGQLESSRVENEKGGSVADDSEDSDIRDGECYLANVSAEIAGSFEMQEDEKPRPEEDELEQDSCLDDSVKDQSTSNKDQGNVQSCEGCYEGALKGDMHIFTIKQDQKDTESSNHRDDICQQSKEVQTVSIKEEDMDLESDGRGPNSIAKKTQVSPFTNVAQALKDDYTELETNMEDVAKLKVETLAKSTDSDGSDGDQCLTQVQVSDHLLEIKEMEQAAVDGRQGVVDRLTKDTQKSEGGESSKKVTFILEPELINDSTLSETNTSMESRADTSVSAELSSHDETNTAEIIDQMFEEVLEYAGRMQGERVEDEDTEDHDSGIGVCPGDKDKMDMESEKEKSEEEREAKEECDESMKPESNGDELLTFPPSGILSPLSKSVEAVVTPLRLAVSQESNPPSLLLTPEETSTPPAETAPLYSIDAYRTQRQIKPPTIQSVTPGVQRRAPVKSQPQPSVNTKEKITALNEEAGKLQTIINQTLQALSCCTDEEHGRGSLEEAEAEKLLLVSCEKRMALLAEVARLRQERNSESGEAAGEDRDNVSQQPCRGTVAITNIQLPLKVEFVCSSHNRSGRPSHYFFILIRYGPCNIVATQLATAADAQNGDTISFPTSVTLKDIRSSFEIDVEVYSLSHTSGSNCSTDRTTTKSRVTPRKLLNTITRSSHSLTSAPPAVNTRRSSNFCLVGSHKITLASLGHSKFPLDKVPFLSPLEGNIYLRLDSESHSNVQHQGFLTMFELISGYGVWHRRYFVLEECNMYYWNHPNDKETKQAEGSISLSSSLSQSVRPVKRDSCARPFTFELVSNITQQQKDDSQEALSKCWFSADTKQERLDWMEKLNQVLLDFHTWSRTSKSEQLDTSSSGNLRESIL; this is encoded by the exons ATGGAAGCTGGCGAGGAAAATAGTGGAAATATCCACCTGAAGAGACCGAGAGCACCTCTGTCAGATTCTGAAGATAATGTCCTCTCACCATCAG AGGTAAACGATGGCCAGAAGCGGCGGCGCCTGGGGGCAGCTGGTCAGGAGAACCGTAGTCCTAAACCTTCCTCCTCTGGACGCATAGCTGAGCTAGAGACAAAGCCAGACACACCAATGGTTCCCTCCGTCCGATCCCGAGTCCAGCAACTTACCCAGAGAAGAGAAG gaGCAGCTCCTCTGGCCCAGCGGTGCCTGTCTGATCCCGGGGCTCACAGCCCATCCGTCATCATCCACGAAAAGGGCTTTAGAGAGCATCTCCTTA GTGAGGGAGAATTTAATCAGCGAATGGAGCGGTTTAAAGTGCCAGTCTTCCAGGCTAGCCCCGCTCCCACACAGAGCCCAGCCGACCCCTGCCCTCGGACCTGCTCCAACTTTGTATCTGGCATTCAGCAGAAACTCCAGGACAGTACAACACCCAGCTCCAAGCAGGCTTCTCGCATGCGTGAT GAACGGAAGCAGGAGTTAAGCCTGTTGCAACCAATCAGTGAGAATGCCTGGCTGAAAAGGAGCAGCTCTGATCCTTCGTTGACTGAG GGAAGGACTCCTCCTGGCCCCTCAGCTCCTGACTGGGTTCCTATGTCTAGAAGGGTAGTTCATTGGCCTCCCACACAGCCCTGGGAT CAGGCTGATGGTGATGCTGAGATGAAAGATGGCAGCTTCACTGAAGCACTTGCGTCAGGCGCAGAGAGGCATTCTTCAGATGGCACAG GTAAAAGGGCACCCTGTGACTCTGAAACTCCAACAGGATCTGTACAGTTTGAAGACTCTAATGAAGGGCAGCTGGTAGTGGAAAGGAAGGTGCAAAGTACTCTACAGGGTGGAGAAGTcagggaggagatggagcacAAGGCTTCCATTGGAAATGAAGAGGACCAGCTAAGGTCCCAACAATTACAGAGCCCGACTGTATTGAAGTTGTCTTTTAGCAAGGATCAGAGTTTCTCCAGAGCATCTTTTAGTGAGGATCCCAATGTGTCAGAGTTGCCTACAGGTGATGAGCAGAGCTTGCTAGGCGCGGTCTCCAAACTAACTGAACAGGGTGCATCTGAGATGTCTTCATTTGAAGAAGTTGAAGAAATTGGTGGTTATCAACACAGTGAAGAGGAGATTGAGCCTTCAACAGATGAGGAGTTAAAGTTCTGGAGATATCCTCAAGACAAGTTGTGCATTGAGGAAGAGTCTAAAATGGCTGAGCAGGAGGAATATATTTGTGATAAAGAGGAGGAAGGGCAGTTGGAATCATCCAGAGTGGAAAACGAGAAGGGAGGCAGTGTTGCAGATGATAGTGAAGATTCTGACATCCGGGATGGTGAATGTTATTTGGCTAATGTCTCTGCTGAGATTGCTGGCTCCTTTGAAATGCAGGAAGATGAGAAACCTAGACCTGAGGAGGATGAATTGGAGCAAGACAGCTGTTTAGATGACTCTGTGAAAGACCAGTCGACTTCAAACAAAGACCAAGGCAACGTACAGTCTTGTGAAGGATGTTATGAGGGAGCACTCAAAGGAGATATGcatatttttacaataaaacaagacCAGAAAGACACTGAATCAAGTAATCATAGGGATGATATATGTCAACAGTCGAAGGAGGTCCAGACAGTCAGTATAAAAGAAGAGGACATGGATCTAGAGTCAGACGGAAGAGGTCCAAATAGCATAGCGAAGAAAACACAGGTATCTCCTTTCACAAATGTAGCTCAGGCTCTGAAAGATGACTATACAGAGCTTGAAACAAATATGGAAGATGTAGCTAAACTTAAAGTAGAGACTCTGGCTAAATCAACAGACAGCGATGGAAGTGATGGTGATCAGTGTTTAACACAAGTCCAGGTATCAGATCACCTTCTGGAGATTAAGGAAATGGAGCAAGCTGCAGTAGATGGAAGGCAGGGTGTTGTAGATAGGCTGACAAAAGACACTCAAAAGTCCGAGGGAGGAGAGAGCTCAAAGAAAGTCACCTTTATCCTCGAGCCTGAGCTAATCAATGACTCCACCCTGTCTGAGACCAATACCTCCATGGAATCCAGGGCAGACACAAGTGTGTCAG CTGAACTAAGCTCTCACGATGAGACCAACACCGCTGAAATCATCGACCAGATGTTTGAGGAAGTGCTGGAATATGCCGGAAGGATGCAGGGAGAGAGGGTGGAAGATGAAGACACTGAGGACCATGACAGTGGTATTGGCGTTTGCCCTGGAGACAAAGATAAGATGGACATGGAGTCTGAGAAGGAGAAAAGTGAAGAAGAGCGGGAGGCCAAAGAAGAGTGTGATGAGAGCATGAAGCCTGAAAGCAACGGAGATGAGCTGCTGACTTTTCCTCCAAGTGGCATCCTGTCTCCCCTCAGCAAGTCTGTAGAGGCTGTGGTTACTCCTCTG CGACTGGCGGTGAGCCAGGAGTCCAATCCTCCATCACTGCTCCTGACTCCAGAAGAGACCTCCACCCCTCCTGCTGAAACTGCACCTCTGTATAG TATTGATGCCTACCGCACACAAAGACAGATTAAGCCGCCCACAATTCAGAGTGTCACTCCTGGGGTTCAAAGACGAGCTCCTGTGAAGTCCCAACCTCAACCCTCTGTCAACACCAAGGAGAAAATCACG GCTCTTAATGAAGAAGCAGGGAAGCTGCAGACCATCATCAACCAGACTCTGCaggctctgagctgctgcactgATGAGGAGCACGGACGAGGCTCACTGGAGGAGGCTGAAGCTGAGAAACTTCTGCTGGTCTCCT GTGAGAAACGCATGGCCCTGCTGGCAGAAGTTGCCAGGCtgaggcaggagagaaactCTGAGTCAGGAGAGgcagcaggagaggacaggGACAATGTTTCCCAGCAGCCCTGCAGAGGGACTGTCGCCATCACAAACATCCAGCTGCCTCTCAAGGTTGAATTTGTCTGCTCCTCACACAACCGATCAG GTCGTCCAAGTCACTACTTCTTCATCCTGATCCGCTATGGGCCCTGCAACATCGTGGCCACCCAACTGGCCACAGCTGCTGATGCTCAGAATGGAGACACCATCTCCTTCCCTACTTCTGTCACTCT GAAGGATATACGCTCATCCTTTGAAATCGATGTGGAAGTCTACAGCCTG TCCCACACTTCAGGTAGTAACTGCAGCACGGACCGGACCACCACTAAGTCACGG GTCACACCGAGAAAGCTCCTGAATACTATCACA AGATCCAGTCACAGTCTGACAT CCGCTCCTCCAGCTGTCAACACTCGTCGCTCCAGTAACTTTTGTTTGGTGGGTTCCCATAAGATCACCTTGGCCTCACTGGGACACAGCAAGTTCCCTCTGGATAAG GTGCCTTTTCTATCTCCTCTAGAGGGCAACATCTACCTGCGACTGgacagtgaaagtcactcaAATGTACAGCACCAAGGCTTCCTG ACAATGTTTGAGTTGATCAGTGGATATGGGGTGTGGCATCGCCGATACTTTGTTCTGGAGGAATGTAACATGTACTACTGGAACCATCCCAATGACAAAGAAACTAAG CAGGCAGAGGGCAGCATTTCTCTGTCCAGTTccctcagtcagtctgtcaggcCTGTGAAGAGGGACTCCTGTGCTCGACCTTTCACCTTTGAGCTGGTGAGCaacatcacacagcagcagaaggaTGACAGCCAGGAAGCCTTGTCCAA GTGCTGGTTTTCAGCTGACACCAAACAGGAAAGGTTGGACTGGATGGAGAAACTCAACCAAGTTCTTTTGGACTTTCACACATGGAGCCGAACATCAAAAAGTGAGCAGTTGGATACATCCAGCAGTGGCAACCTGAGGGAGAGCATACTGTAA